aaaacatctcaatgattgccaagacttttgggaaaataccttgtggaccgacgagacaaaagttgaactttttggaaggtgcgtgtccgttacatctggcgtaaaagtaacacagcatttcagaaaaagaacatcataccaacagtaaaatatggtggtggtagtgtgatggtctggggttgttttgctgcttcaggacctggaagacttgctgtgatagatggaaccatgaattctactgtctaccaaaaaatcctgaaggagaatgtccggccatctgttcgtcaactcaagctgaagcgatcttgggtgctgcagcaggacaatgacccaaaacacaccagcaaatccacctctgaatggctgaagaaaaacaaaatgaagactttggagtggcctagtcaaagtcctgacctgaatcctattgagatgttgtggcatgaccttaaaaaggcggttcatgctagaaaacccctcaaataaagctgaattacaacaattctgcaaagatgagtgggccaaaattcctccagagcgctgtaaaagactcgttgcaagttatcgcaaacgcttgattgcagttattgctgctaagggtggcccaaccagttattaggtttttcacacaggtttggagttcttttctccctaaataataaaaaccctcatttaaaaactgcattttgtgtttgcttgtgttatctttgactaatagttaaatgtgtttgatgatcagaaacattttgtctgacaaacatgcaaaagaataagaaatcaggaagggggcaaatagtttttcacaccactgtatttctTAAATAGATCACCTCATTTTTTATGTAAGGCTTTCGAAAAAGCTACAATCAAATTACCCATACTATATACTATCTAGAAGTCTGTCACGTAACAGGCAAGATTGTGTTACAAATTCATCAGAGGTAGAACATATTCTTCGAAGTCTCAAAAACTAGCTATATGGTATACTTTTAATAAGGTGAACTGGATGGGAAGAATGGGCATGCAAAATTGTGTTACCCACACAGTCTTTTCGATAAAGTGTTGAAGAAACATTATCACTTACAGATATGAGTGTAATGtctttaaatttaaatcattACAGTTAATGTGAGAAATAAAATCTTGTGCCTGACCAAACTAATagaatatcatctatatagcaCCCATAATAAATGATACAATCTTTGTATGTGTTTGAGTCATGAAAAATGATCTGGTCCTCCCACCAACCAAGGTATAGGTTTGCAAAAGAAGGAGCAAACTTAGCACCCATTTCTGTGCCACAGCATTGAAGATAATACTTGTgatcaaaaagaaagtaattgtgtGTGAGCAGAAACAGTATAGAATCCAAAATAAAAGTAACAGTGTTGTTGTCATATGAACTATATTGGGAAAGGTGGTACTTAATAGCTGTAATACCTAAATGATGGGGTATGCAAGAGTATAATGAGGTAACATCAATTGAGGCCCACTTGAAGCCTGGTTgccatttcaaatgtttaaaaatgtgtaacACATTGACTGCTATCCCTCAAATAGCTTGGTAGCCTTAGAACTAGAGGTTGGAGATAGTGATCTATTAGCTCACAAAGCCTTTCATCCAAGGAATCCCTGCAACAATCGGTCTACCCAAAGGAGGTCTgtcttttttatgaattttgggaaaatgatgaaaaattaggattttaggaGAATCAGCATGCAAGTATTGACTGGTCTTTTTATCGATAATATTATTGAGTAAAACTTTTTAATAAGAACATCAATTTCTACCTGGAATTTCTTTGTAGGGTTAAAGGTAAGTAGTTTGTAACAATTCACATCAGACAAATTTCTTAATGATTCCGATATGTAGTCATGTTTGCTGAGTGCAGTTAAAGACCTTCTACACGCTGTGTGCACAGGCACATAGGATCCTCTGTGTCAAGATCCTGTACACTCTTTCCCTGTCTCTCCCAGCTAGTTCTGTtgagagactgaccagccagggTTTTAAGGAGTGCTGATTAGCCACCTGAGGCTAATTGGACCCAGTTGGATATTTAATAGCACGTCACTTTGCTACATACCTCCCTTGTTTGCAGGCGGCCATTACTTTTGCAGCTGAAGCCCGACTCCCCAACCCTTGTCTGGGAAGAAAATTAACCCTAAAGAAAAAAGGGTTGGCGATCTTATGCATTTCCTCCTAAGTGTGGGCTGCTGACCCCCAGATACCTAGGGACTTCTTGCACCTTTATCGGTGGGAAGATGTGAGCCCAAACCCTTGTTATTGGGGATACTTAATAAAGAAGGAGGTTTTGGTTCTCTTTGGCTGGGTGGCTGATCTGGGAATGCAGTACTATAAGTATTTACATCTCTGTAAATCCCTGGCAGAAAAACCCTGCAAGGAGGTGCAAGGTTTATGCCCTCCCCAGGGAAATATATGAGCCCAGTTAAACACAGCCCTTATTAGCTCCCTAGAAACCATCAGTTGTTTTGAAACCTCCTGTTTATACTCTTGTATATTCTGTATACGAAACCTTTATGCAATTCAAAATGTGGtaaaagatttacattttcaGGTACAATTACTTTATCCCCAATTTTTACAACGTTGTCATACAGTTTGGCCAAAATAgtgtcttctctctctctgtttatttctAAAGTCAGAAAGagaaattttaaacaaaaatgagtACATACCAGTAATAGCCGTAAAAACAGTAACAATGACAAGGATAAATTTCAGGGATTCTTGGAAGGGGACGCATGCGCGGCGAATCCCTCTTGTACATAATTATTGCACGTGTGATAACCTCAATCACTTCACTTGTTACACCTATCAGAAGGGGCACATTGATTTAAACTCTTCTTAACATGATGGGTGTGAATGTTATTTAAAGTACTAAACTATATTATTTGAATTCTTCTGTTTTTTCCACTCATTACCGTTGGTAATTTGAGGTGTACAGTGATCGCAATtgaatttctcctttaaacttagtTGGCTCGTCAATACAACAAACTATGACAACacggggccggaactaggggtagacagaagaggcacctgcctagggtgcaacaataagGGGGTGCTTGGCAGGTACCGATTAAGcgtcttctgcttacccctagtcagtgttggactggggtgcctggagcccaccaggaaaccttgtCTCAAGGGCCCACCCcccaattaaaaactataaaaactgaaGGATGGACACAGTAGCAATTACATGCATACACACCCCCAGAATtcacatgtataataccccagcattcacagtaggatggcacagaggcaattccatgtattatacccccagaattcacagtaggatggcacaagggcaattccatgtataatacccccagaattcacagcaggatggcacagtgcaattccatgtataataccccagcattcacagtaggatggcacagaggcaattcaaTGTATactacccccagaattcacagtaggatggTACAAGGGcaattccacgtataatacccccagaattcaaagtaggatggcacagaggcaattccatgaatactaccccagaattcacagtaggatggcacaggggcaaatccatgtataatacccccagaattcacagtaggatggcacagagacaattcatttataataccccagcattcacagtaggatggcacagaggcaattccatgtattatacccccagaattcacagtaggatggcacaagggcaattccatgtataatacccccagaattcacagtaggatggcacagaggcaattccatgtattataaCCCCAAaattcacagtaggatggcacaagggcaattccatgtatactaccccagaattcacagtaggatgccacagtgcaattccatgtataattcacTAGCATtcacagtaggatggcacagtggcaattccatgtataatacccccagaattcacagtaggatggcacagcggaaattccatgtataataccccagaattcaaagtaggatggcacagcggcaattccatgtataatacccccagaattcaaagtaggatggcacagaggcaattccatgtataattcccccagaattcacagtaggatggcacagcggcaattccatgtataatacccccagaattcaaagtaggatggcacagaggcaattccatgtataatacccccagaattcacagtaggatggcacagaggcaattccatgtataataccccagaattcaaagtaggatggcacagcggcaattccatgtataatacccccagtcGGGGGTCGAAACAATTCTGATTTTAATGAGGCCCACACCGCCTGCAGCTGCATAAGTGTTCACCCAGACCTAATTGCACGgactataaattattttattatggcaAGCCACCGCAAGTTAACTAAAGCAgggcctaggggcccaccaagtccagggcccaccgggttttttcttaatgccccggcaggccagtctgaccctgcccctAGTCTATGTTCGCTGCCCATTCTGCCTCTTCCCTCCCTAGTTCCCTTTCCTTCACTCCACTTCCTCCTCTCCgtcttcctcccccctcccttaacAGGCGTTCTGTTACTGCCCATGCAAACAGTATTGGTTAGGTTCATAAACACTCATTTGGGTGCAAGCACTGTGTGTGGTGGGCTAActagccgggttgcctagggcgcccattCCGCTTGGCCCGACCCTGTGACAACATAATGTTTTTTCATAGTGTTTACCGCAAGTCTCACTCTAATTGATCTTTAAACTGGCTTTTCAGAAGTATTTAACAATGTAAGTAGGTGTTTTCCCCAAATCGCCTTAACTGCCATTTAGGCTGctccccacagtttgggaaccactgccttgCAATCATAccttgaaaatgtaaatgtttgtaaattagaatctgtttttgttatttggattAACGGCAAAGAAGGTTAAACAATGAAAGCATTTGAATTGGTCACATAATGACTaggaaaaaacatttactttaattaaCACATCTGGGCCTGAATAACATCCCCCCAAAGGGACTAAAGCAGCTTTAAATGTAGTTGTTACAGTGCTTCAGTTCTTTTTGAAACGTCTGTGCTTACAAAGACAGCAGCAGTAAGTTTCTAAAGAAATTTCAAACAATCAAAAAAGTCTAACTGCAGATGCACAGCTGAATCTTCCTCTCCATCCAAAGTCATTTTTCTTCCAAGAGAGAACACATTGTGTAGTAGCAAGGGTATCAACCAGCTGTAACAGCTCAAAAGAAGATGATAAGAAACATTTTCTGTAccatatgtgtttttttctgtattttacaaTTTCTTCAAAAGGTCATGTAGCCTCCCCACCAAAAAAGTCACCCTCTGTTtctgttccaaaaatccattaCTAGGGTAAAATTATTACAGTTAATTACCAAAGAATAAAATATCAGTACTGATGTCATGATCTGTTttattcatctctctctctctctctctctctctctctctctctctctctctctctctctcaataaagGCAGCAGAATGAAAAATGAACAGAATTATACAACGGGGAAGGAATTTAATCTCCTTGCATTCTCCAGCTGTGGAATAGACACTCATATTACTTTCATTGTCATTTTGTTAATATACCTACTAACCATGCTTGGAAACCTGTTTATTATTATACTTGTATATTTAGATTACAGATTACACACTCCCATGTATTTCTTTCTGTGCAACCTGGCAGTCCAGGACATTATATTTGTTTCTGCTATTCTGCCAAAGCTGATAGCCATCACAATTACTGGGGACACCAGTATTtcttttattgcatgtttaaCACAGTTATTTATGTTTGCAATATGTGTTGATACAGACTTTTTCTTACTGGCAGTCATGGCATTTGATCGTTTTGTGGCTATTTGTATTCCTTTGCGTTACTACCTCATCATGAGCCCAAAGCTATGTATCCTACTGGTAGCAACTCCATGGATTTTGTATGTCTGTAATGgcatttgttactgttttttaaTATCTGCTCTATCATTCTGTAAGTCACATGATCTAAATTACATCTTTTGTGATATTAAAACTTTGTTAGGGCTCTCCTGCAGCAATACCGCACATATTCAGACATTAATATCAGTTGGAACTGTTTTCGTTGGGTTTCTTCCTCTTACATTCACTCTAACATCCTATGTTTACATCATCGCAACCATCTTAAAGATAAAATCCTCAGCTGTCAGGCTCAAGACTTTCTCAAGCTGTTCCTCTCATCTCACAGTTGTATTAATGTTCTGTGGGTCATCCCTTAGCTTGTATGTGAAACGTGATTCGGAAGATTCTCAAGAACTAGACAGACTGATTCCTTTTCTTTATGTTGGCCTTGTTCCAATGTTAAATCCAATAGTGTACAGCTTGAGAAATAAACAGGTTTGGTCTGCTACCGAGGCAGTATATGGTAAATTCAAGAAACAGATTCTGAAGatgcatttttatatacatatgtaaaGACATACTGATCCaatgtaacatcctgcctggattTGAGCCAGTGACCTGCTGTTTGCTACGTAGTCTGCATTATTGCTGCTCTATCTAAGCAGATAGCCAGGCTCCTAGCTTTGCGCTGTGTTCTCCTTTAGTTTAAAGGTAGCCATACTGAATTCAGCTATTGTTTATCTGGGCACAGGTGCTCAGTTAGCCATCCGTCTGGCTATATAAACCCCAGCTCTGAGCTCATTCACTGCCCTTGGTAGGTAAGTTTGCTTGCTTCTAGATGCTTTGATTCCTTTTCTGGTCCTTGTTTCCATGGTCCTGTTTCTTatattatttccttgttttgatcCCAACTTGTTCCTGACTTCAAATTTGTCTCATGATTCTCATGAAGTTTATTGGGTACTGATTCGGTACTGCCTGACTGTCTCGTTCTGCCCTTTCCCTGCAGTTTATGTTTGGCTCCCTCTCTTGCCCCTGTGGGAGTCTTTGGATACCTCTGTGGAGGTAATACCTTCAGCACCCAAGTACCAGGGGCTAggcccgaggccaaaggtggatGTTATAGACAGAAAAACCTAGACCAGAGTTCAAACACTCCCCCTGGGGTTTGtgtttgacatacagtatatgacaacCAACTTGAGAAGTTTGAGTTATTTTGCATTCATAAAAATTGGGCTGTTCAAGTTGATGGATATCCCCATTCCACTTAAATTAGAGATCTCAGGCATACTTCTTGCTATGTGATGAATTAATaagattttaattaaaatagctTTGCAGAAGAGCTCTTTGTTCAGGGCTGTCAGTTCAGCAGAAGGAAACAAAGAGTCCATAACTTTGTGCCCCACtcccaaatactgtacattttaatatAGGATGAGATGTTTTTTTGCTTGGCTCTAAGTAATTCCTCTGGATTTTTGTTTTACAACCATTGTTATAGTGCACATAACTTGTCATTGTATTTTAAAACCTGTTCTGCTGACAAAAATCCTGTTTGCTTTGTGCTCCCTCCTGGCAAACTTTACTTTGCTTCtctaaacaagtggatctttagaGAGAAGGAAAGGGAGAGTCTGATAGCTTGAGGCAGGGAGTTTGAGAGACTAATGTTGTAACATCCTATGTTTACATCATCGCAACCATCTTAAAGATAAAATCCTCAGCTGTCAGGCTCAAGACTTTCTCAAGCTGTTCCTCTCATCTCACAGTTGTATTAATGTTCTGTGGGTCATCCCTTAGCTTGTATGTGAAACGTGATTCGGAAGATTCTCAAGAACTAGACAGACTGATTCCTTTTCTTTATGTTGGCCTTGTTCCAATGTTAAATCCAATAGTGTACAGCTTGAGAAATAAACAGGTTTGGTCTGCTACCGAGGCAGTATATGGTAAATTCAAGAAACAGATTCTGAAGatgcatttttatatacatatgtaaaGACATACTGATCCaatgtaacatcctgcctggattTGAGCCAGTGACCTGCTGTTTGCTACGTAGTCTGCATTATTGCTGCTCTATCTAAGCAGATAGCCAGGCTCCTAGCTTTGCGCTGTGTTCTCCTTTAGTTTAAAGGTAGCCATACTGAATTCAGCTATTGTTTATCTGGGCACAGGTGCTCAGTTAGCCATCCGTCTGGCTATATAAACCCCAGCTCTGAGCTCATTCACTGCCCTTGGTAGGTAAGTTTGCTTGCTTCTAGATGCTTTGATTCCTTTTCTGGTCCTTGTTTCCATGGTCCTGTTTCTTatattatttccttgttttgatcCCAACTTGTTCCTGACTTCAAATTTGTCTCATGATTCTCATGAAGTTTATTGGGTACTGATTCGGTACTGCCTGACTGTCTCGTTCTGCCCTTTCCCTGCAGTTTATGTTTGGCTCCCTCTCTTGCCCCTGTGGGAGTCTTTGGATACCTCTGTGGAGGTAATACCTTCAGCACCCAAGTACCAGGGGCTAggcccgaggccaaaggtggatGTTATAGACAGAAAAACCTAGACCAGAGTTCAAACACTCCCCCTGGGGTTTGtgtttgacatacagtatatgacaacCAACTTGAGAAGTTTGAGTTATTTTGCATTCATAAAAATTGGGCTGTTCAAGTTGATGGATATCCCCATTCCACTTAAATTAGAGATCTCAGGCATACTTCTTGCTATGTGATGAATTAATaagattttaattaaaatagctTTGCAGAAGAGCTCTTTGTTCAGGGCTGTCAGTTCAGCAGAAGGAAACAAAGAGTCCATAACTTTGTGCCCCACtcccaaatactgtacattttaatatAGGATGAGATGTTTTTTTGCTTGGCTCTAAGTAATTCCTCGGGATTTTTGTTTTACAACCGTTGTTATAGTGCACATAACTTGTCATTGTATTTTAAAACCTGTTCTGCTGACAAAAATCCTGTTTGCTTTGTGCTCCCTCCTGGCAAACTTTACTTTGCTTCtctaaacaagtggatctttagaGAGAAGGAAAGGGAGAGTCTGATAGCTTGAGGCAGGGAGTTTGAGAGACTAATGTTGTAGACGGAATAGGATGAAGTGTTGGgtgaagtttatttttaaattagagtTATGATATGGGGAGGGGCTTAATTTTTAAAGTTCTTAAATGTGAGTGATTTGAGAGATGATTGCATCATTGCAGGCCTGTTTCAGTACTCTAGGGGATTCAATCCCTGGTCTGCGTGATATTCGGACAGTGCACTCTCCTGTTAAGCCACTGGAGGCATTCTACGAAGCTGTCCATTAGGCCATTGCTCTCTGTTTTCTCATATTCCACCCTCATGCTCATTAAAGCCAAATGTCTACAATTTGGTAATTATGGGTCTATATATGCAAGTTCCTTTCTGCCTCCTATAGCTGGATCATTGATATCAGATATTTGGTGATCTTGCCCCCAATACTTGTTTTTGTTCCTGCTCCAGCCTAGGTTCCCTCAAgacaaaaatgcaaaaacttCACGAGAAGCAAGAATCTTAATgtatcattaggataagcttaccgctttcccagttgggtccgggtgcacatgccccagaccttcagcataggggagtattTCACAACAAATcccattaggcaggcaccaatccggaacatccaaaagaaagtagattccaagagccagaaaagtatatataaaatatgaaactttattttacatcacatctaaaaAGGAATAacgcctgacgcatttcgtgtcacaCAGGgaaacttaatcataggctaattttCTTACAATTCAGAcacaatatttaaaggataaAGAGCCAATAGAAAAACACTTAGGCGGAGTTAACAAAAATAGCCTAAAGCATAGTGATCTCGAGTGGCCACTTTGTAGAACACACAAAatctatttaattaaaaatagtatAAGgttacaaaaagtataaaaaattcaCAAGTATCTCCAACTATTCAGATGCAAGatgtaaaattgtttaaaaataataaatataatcaatatgaTATAAATAGACTGCAATACATacatcaataaatacataaataaataaataaagggtttCGTTAGATAAAGCAAGAGATATCAAATTCTGAGTTTAACCCATTAGGTTGTCTAGTAGCTGGGTAAAAGAtccattttgcttctttttttaggAGATCAGAAGTAACACTTCTTCCTCGACTATTTGGGATTATTTTATCTATAGCTGTTACACTTAGAAAGGATACATTTCTATTATTACAATCCGCAAAATGTTTAGCTATAGGAGTAACACACGTATGCTCTCTAATCCTATCTTTCAATTTACGTCCAGTTTGACctacatattgtttctgacatttagTACAAGTCAaaagataaattacatttttggtattaCAGTTAATGTAGTGCCATATATTATAGGTTTTATTTGTTATGGAAGAAAAAcgtagtttttttcaaaaatttacaCGCAATGCATCTACTTGCACCGCATTGATATCATCCCTTCGTTTCTAACcatgtatttttttgttcttgAAATTTAATAAAGCTAGCGGTCAGTTTGTTTCCTATGGTTTCTGTTCTCCTAGGAATGAAAGTATGTCCTCTTTTTAGTATTTGTTTCAAAATAGGATCTGTTTCAAGAATCACtaaatttttttggataatgctcctaatctgattaaattgtggaCTGTATGTTAAAATACATGATACAGTCCCTGTATTAGCTTTCACTTTCTTATAGGTATTCACATTATTCGAATTACTATATCTCCTGAACAAATCCTCTCTTTTAATCTTTAACGCTCTATCATAAGCAAGATCCAGAATATTTCTATTATAGCCTCTTTGTATTAGTTTAAAATAAAGGTCCTCAGATTTAGCAATAAATTCATCATCTTTAGTACAAATACGACGTAAACGTAAGAATTGACTATACGGTATGTTCTTAGTGAAATGCTTTGATGTCATGACTTAGCATTGAGAATAGTATTAACTGAACAAGGTTTTCTATATATAATTGTAACTATAGAATCATTTTCAGTGTAAAGAGTAATGTCCAAAAAATTAATGGACTGTGTATTAATTTCATTTGTGAACTGTAAATTAGGAATTAAAGAAAGAAATTCAGTGAAAAGTTCATGTGTGCCGGACCATATAATCAGAATATCGTCTATAAAACAAccataatattgtatatattctgAATATGGATTTTCAtcttgaaaaatatacatttcttccCACCATCCTAAGAAAAGATTAGCATAAGATGGTGCGAACCTCGCACCCATAGCTGTTCCACAGCATTGTAAATAATACTCattattgaaaagaaagaaattatgtgTAAGTAAAAAGTGAATAGCTTGTAATAAAAAGGAGATCAAATTTGTATCATATGTACTATAATGTTTAAGGTGATATTTAATTGCAATTAAACCCAAATTGTGTGGAATACATGAATATAAGGACACTACATCAATGGAGGCCCATCTATAGGAGGCATCCCACTGAAAATTATTCAAAGCATGTATTACGTGGCCACTATCTTTTAAGTAACTGGGTAGTCTATATACTAAAGGTTGTAAAAAATGGTCTATAAACTCGCATAGATTTTCTCCTAGTGAGCCAATCCCTGCTATAATTGGGCGACCAACCGGtggtctattgggtttatgtgtTTTTGGGAGATAATGAAAAATCGCAGTTTTAGGACTTGCAACTTTAAGAAAGGTAGCTGTAGTTTCATCTATGATATTAAACTGTAAAACAGCCATTATTAAACCCTCCATTTCTATTTTAAATTTCTCTGTTGgattttttgttagttttttatAAGACGATATATCTAATAGTTGTCTATTAGCTTCCatcaaataatcatttttatttaagatAACAATTTGCCCTCCTTTATCTGCTTTCCTGATAACTATAGTTTGATCTTTTTTAAGGTTGTTTAAAGCTTGTCTTTCTCTATAAGTCAAATTATCTCTACGTAAAGAATCATTGTTTACTGCTTTCACTTCATTGTATAAATTTGTAAGttctttttctacatttttttgaaaCATATTAATCAATTGATCTCTTAAATAAACAGGATAGAAATCCAACTTcggtttacatttattttctattgtttcaCTGCCAACTCTCCCTAAATCTGGATCAGTATCTCGCTGTAGATTTTCTCAGTGAATaatggttttcaactctttaaaattagaaaatttggattgtttaaaTTCAAAATCCGATTCAATtctcaaattttcaaatttatcaaATTCCCCCTTATCTTCATTAAAGAggtgtttttttaacaatatttttcgGACAAATCTATTGATATCAATTACTGTATCaaacaaatcaaagttttttgtggGACAACAGGTTAAACCCTTCTCCAAAACTTTTAATTCTTCCTCAGTCAAAGTTCGATCAGAAAGATTCAACACCttttgttcctctctctctctggatatTTGGATGTTCTCATTCTTTCGTCTTCCTCTCCTGAATCACTTGATAGGAAATTCCTTTTGTTTATCCATTTGTTCTTCTTTCCATACACGTTTTTTGCAGGGTAATAGGGTTCAGAGGACATCTCTCTTTCAGAAAAAACTTCTTGAACATACGTATTCCTTTTTCCCTGTGAAGACAAAGGAGAG
Above is a genomic segment from Xenopus laevis strain J_2021 chromosome 3L, Xenopus_laevis_v10.1, whole genome shotgun sequence containing:
- the LOC121401266 gene encoding olfactory receptor 9I1-like, yielding MKNEQNYTTGKEFNLLAFSSCGIDTHITFIVILLIYLLTMLGNLFIIILVYLDYRLHTPMYFFLCNLAVQDIIFVSAILPKLIAITITGDTSISFIACLTQLFMFAICVDTDFFLLAVMAFDRFVAICIPLRYYLIMSPKLCILLVATPWILYVCNGICYCFLISALSFCKSHDLNYIFCDIKTLLGLSCSNTAHIQTLISVGTVFVGFLPLTFTLTSYVYIIATILKIKSSAVRLKTFSSCSSHLTVVLMFCGSSLSLYVKRDSEDSQELDRLIPFLYVGLVPMLNPIVYSLRNKQVWSATEAVYGKFKKQILKMHFYIHM